One segment of Trichlorobacter ammonificans DNA contains the following:
- a CDS encoding ATP-binding protein, giving the protein MLYLSLIQNIALLVALSFVHSLLIRRMRQNRVAYPLISGLLFGSVSLVGMMTPVVLQPGLIFDGRSIILAVAGFVCGPITALLAAGIAAAYRGWLGGVGAPMGVAVIAGSAALGVVWHYLRRRSTWCASLPGLYLFGLLVHLWMIACMILLPAAAATLALSNITLPVLLLYPPATLLVCLLFLQMERHIRAEKALELERNHLKSLVSAIPDLLFEIDRSGRYLRCYARDTDALAAPVEELIGKRVHDVLPPAAADVCMDALREAAETGYSRGRQLCLSLPRGDHWFELSVARGTAQQEPGQQFVVLSRDITERKNYEAELERARQAAEVASRAKSEFLANMSHEIRTPMNGIFGMTQLLRFTPLNSRQEEYLRNLETSSRTLLALLNDILDLARIEAGKLFLEDASFSIRRCIADVIEKQAPRLEQKQLQLKTIIADDIPEFLVGDPLRFRQILLNLVGNAVKFTERGGIVVTAEALSLQERGSVIRLEVRDTGIGMSPETLGRAFAPFEQADTSITRPYEGSGLGLAICRRLTELMGGRIWAESTLGKGSRLYVELPFKLPATGESTERETGKAPPPPPAPASQPRDLNILVAEDNDLNAITIKALLTKAGHRSEVVTNGNHALEKWHTGSWDCIIMDIQMPEMDGILATAAIRRQEQVLGGHVPIIALTALAMSGDRDRLLAEGFDGYLAKPVDLQTLRDEIVRVSRHHA; this is encoded by the coding sequence ATGCTGTACCTTTCACTGATACAGAACATCGCCCTGCTGGTGGCCCTGTCCTTCGTGCACAGCCTGCTGATCCGGAGGATGCGGCAGAACCGGGTCGCCTATCCGTTGATTTCGGGCCTGCTCTTCGGCAGCGTCAGCCTGGTCGGCATGATGACGCCGGTGGTGCTGCAGCCGGGGCTGATCTTTGACGGTCGCTCCATCATTCTGGCGGTGGCCGGCTTTGTCTGCGGCCCGATAACGGCACTGCTCGCCGCCGGCATTGCCGCCGCCTACCGGGGCTGGCTGGGTGGGGTCGGTGCCCCGATGGGGGTGGCGGTCATCGCCGGCTCCGCCGCTCTCGGGGTTGTCTGGCACTATCTGCGCCGACGCAGCACCTGGTGCGCCAGCTTGCCGGGGCTCTATCTGTTCGGCCTGCTGGTGCATCTCTGGATGATCGCCTGCATGATACTCCTGCCCGCCGCCGCCGCCACTCTGGCCCTCTCGAACATCACCCTGCCGGTACTGCTGCTGTACCCCCCCGCCACCCTGCTGGTCTGCCTGCTGTTCCTGCAGATGGAACGGCACATCCGGGCCGAAAAGGCCCTGGAGCTTGAACGGAACCATCTGAAAAGTCTGGTAAGCGCCATTCCCGACCTGCTGTTTGAGATTGACCGCAGCGGCCGTTACCTGCGCTGTTACGCCCGGGATACCGACGCACTGGCGGCCCCGGTGGAAGAGCTGATCGGCAAGCGGGTGCACGACGTGCTCCCCCCCGCAGCGGCCGATGTCTGCATGGATGCCCTGCGCGAGGCTGCTGAAACCGGCTACTCCCGCGGCCGGCAGCTCTGTCTGTCGCTCCCCCGGGGCGATCACTGGTTCGAGTTGTCGGTGGCCCGGGGCACCGCGCAGCAGGAACCGGGACAGCAGTTTGTCGTGCTGTCCCGCGATATCACCGAACGCAAGAACTACGAAGCGGAGCTGGAACGGGCCCGGCAGGCCGCCGAAGTGGCCAGCCGCGCCAAAAGCGAATTCCTGGCCAACATGAGCCACGAAATCCGCACGCCCATGAACGGCATCTTCGGCATGACCCAGCTCCTGCGCTTTACCCCGCTGAATTCGAGGCAGGAGGAGTATCTGCGGAACCTGGAGACCTCCAGCCGCACCCTGCTGGCGCTGCTCAACGACATTCTCGATCTGGCGCGGATCGAGGCCGGCAAGCTCTTCCTGGAGGATGCCTCCTTTTCCATTCGCCGCTGTATCGCCGACGTCATCGAGAAGCAGGCACCCCGCTTGGAGCAGAAACAGTTGCAGCTCAAAACCATTATCGCCGACGACATTCCGGAATTTCTGGTGGGCGACCCGTTGCGGTTTCGCCAGATACTGCTCAACCTGGTGGGCAATGCCGTCAAGTTCACCGAACGCGGCGGCATCGTCGTCACCGCCGAGGCGCTCTCCTTGCAGGAGCGCGGCAGCGTGATCCGCCTGGAGGTGCGGGACACCGGCATCGGCATGTCTCCCGAAACCCTCGGCCGCGCATTTGCTCCCTTTGAGCAGGCCGACACATCGATAACCCGCCCCTACGAGGGAAGCGGATTGGGGCTGGCCATCTGTCGTCGCCTGACCGAACTGATGGGAGGACGGATCTGGGCGGAAAGCACCCTCGGCAAGGGAAGCCGCCTGTATGTCGAACTGCCGTTCAAACTGCCGGCGACAGGGGAGAGCACAGAGCGGGAAACCGGGAAAGCCCCGCCGCCCCCGCCAGCCCCGGCTTCCCAGCCGCGCGACCTCAACATTCTGGTGGCGGAAGACAACGATTTGAACGCCATCACCATCAAGGCGCTGCTGACCAAGGCCGGCCACCGTTCCGAGGTGGTGACAAACGGCAACCACGCCTTGGAAAAGTGGCATACCGGTTCGTGGGACTGCATCATCATGGATATCCAGATGCCGGAAATGGATGGCATCCTGGCCACCGCCGCCATCCGCCGGCAGGAACAGGTTCTGGGAGGACACGTTCCGATCATCGCACTCACGGCCCTGGCCATGAGCGGCGACCGCGACCGGCTGCTGGCCGAAGGCTTTGACGGCTACCTGGCCAAACCGGTGGACCTGCAGACCCTGCGCGACGAAATCGTACGCGTCTCGCGACACCATGCCTGA
- a CDS encoding ATP-binding protein — MPTDRSVRKLLAQWGLLWSVIILASLLWNEHLSQHRINEFAHHEARNTILKDLTFRRWVTMHGGVYVRPTAQTPPNPWLTVPKRDIVTSDGDLLTLMNPAYVTRQVMAMYNETHGTKGHITSLHLKNPDNAPDDWERQALLAFASGAESASTTVTINGAPYYRLILPMKMEQGCLKCHADTGIPVGGIRGGISTAVPLAPHLAAASQSVRAIRLAHGGIWLLGMASITVGSILYDRQQRRREEAEERLQETALFLRESQAIARVGGWKSNPDTGVLRWTDELYQMLECPAEFRLTHESGFSVVHPDDRDRIDQALAESWKSGSGFSHTCRMTTATGRQFWCDVRCLGRVENHSGSYLVGTLQDITHYKQAEEMLITARDAAEASTRTKNELLAVISHELRTPLNGVIGGAQLLDMTELSCEQREYLRMIELSAGNELALVNDLLDLASLDAADIRTQEAPFVLRESITSAIVPHRTAIEERGLALTVELADGLGARVLGDSRRLTQVVSNLLGNAVKFTHQGEIVLHAATDDTGDGVVTLRVTVSDTGIGIDQKDRERIFEPFVQADMSHTRSYGGSGLGLSICNKLVQRMGGSITLESEAGKGSRFTITLPFRAAPLAEAPAPPAGDTTPTTGDGRTILIAEDNLINQKAVAEILKKHGYSVICAADGKEALAFWMKGGVDLILMDIQMPVMDGIEALQFIRQTEQHAATRTPVVALTAHAMRDDRERLLHAGFDGYLAKPVEMQRLLTELERITSDRSRAAV; from the coding sequence ATGCCGACCGATCGCTCTGTACGGAAACTGCTTGCGCAGTGGGGGCTGCTCTGGTCCGTCATCATACTGGCCTCACTACTCTGGAACGAACACCTCAGCCAGCACCGCATCAACGAGTTCGCCCATCACGAAGCCCGCAACACCATTCTCAAGGATCTGACCTTCCGGCGCTGGGTCACCATGCATGGCGGCGTCTACGTCCGCCCCACCGCCCAGACCCCGCCCAACCCCTGGCTGACCGTCCCCAAACGGGATATCGTCACCAGCGACGGCGACCTGCTCACCCTGATGAACCCCGCCTACGTCACCCGCCAGGTCATGGCGATGTACAACGAAACGCACGGCACCAAGGGGCATATCACCAGCCTGCACCTGAAAAATCCCGACAATGCACCCGATGACTGGGAACGGCAGGCCTTGCTCGCGTTTGCAAGCGGCGCCGAGTCGGCTTCGACGACGGTCACCATCAACGGCGCACCGTACTACCGCCTGATCCTGCCGATGAAAATGGAACAGGGCTGCCTGAAATGCCATGCCGACACCGGTATTCCGGTGGGAGGCATCCGCGGCGGTATCAGTACCGCCGTCCCGCTTGCCCCCCACCTGGCGGCCGCATCGCAGAGCGTCAGGGCGATTCGCCTGGCACACGGCGGCATCTGGCTGCTGGGGATGGCATCGATCACCGTGGGCAGTATTCTGTACGACCGCCAGCAGCGCCGGCGGGAAGAGGCGGAAGAACGCCTCCAGGAGACGGCCCTGTTCCTGCGGGAAAGCCAGGCCATCGCCCGGGTGGGGGGGTGGAAATCCAATCCCGACACCGGCGTGCTGCGCTGGACCGACGAACTGTACCAGATGCTGGAGTGCCCCGCGGAGTTCCGGCTTACCCACGAATCAGGCTTTTCCGTCGTCCATCCGGATGACAGGGACCGCATTGACCAGGCACTTGCCGAGTCCTGGAAAAGCGGCAGCGGCTTCAGCCATACCTGCCGGATGACCACGGCGACGGGACGTCAGTTCTGGTGCGACGTACGCTGTCTGGGCCGGGTTGAAAACCACAGCGGCAGCTATCTGGTGGGCACCCTGCAGGATATCACCCACTACAAACAAGCCGAAGAGATGCTGATTACGGCCCGCGATGCGGCGGAAGCCTCCACCCGCACCAAGAACGAACTGCTGGCGGTGATCAGCCACGAACTGCGTACGCCGCTGAACGGCGTTATCGGCGGTGCTCAATTGCTGGATATGACCGAACTCAGCTGCGAACAGCGTGAGTATCTGCGGATGATCGAGCTGTCCGCCGGCAACGAACTGGCACTGGTCAACGATCTGCTGGACCTGGCCAGCCTGGATGCGGCGGACATCAGGACACAGGAGGCACCCTTTGTCCTGCGGGAGAGCATCACCTCCGCCATCGTGCCGCACCGCACCGCCATTGAAGAGCGCGGGCTGGCACTGACCGTCGAACTGGCCGATGGCCTGGGGGCGCGGGTGCTGGGCGACAGCCGGCGACTGACCCAGGTTGTCAGCAACCTGCTGGGTAACGCGGTCAAGTTCACGCACCAGGGCGAAATCGTCCTGCATGCCGCTACCGACGACACCGGCGACGGCGTGGTGACCCTGCGGGTCACGGTCAGCGATACCGGCATCGGCATTGACCAGAAGGACCGGGAGCGGATCTTCGAGCCGTTCGTGCAGGCCGACATGTCCCATACCCGCAGCTACGGCGGCAGCGGTCTGGGACTCTCCATCTGCAACAAGCTGGTACAGCGCATGGGGGGCAGCATCACGCTTGAAAGCGAAGCAGGCAAGGGAAGTCGCTTCACCATCACGCTTCCCTTCAGGGCGGCGCCGCTGGCGGAGGCACCGGCCCCGCCAGCCGGCGATACGACGCCGACGACAGGCGACGGCCGCACCATTCTGATTGCCGAGGACAACCTGATCAACCAGAAGGCAGTCGCCGAAATACTCAAAAAACACGGCTACAGCGTCATCTGCGCCGCCGACGGCAAGGAGGCGCTGGCTTTCTGGATGAAGGGGGGGGTCGACCTGATCCTGATGGATATCCAGATGCCGGTCATGGACGGGATCGAGGCCCTGCAGTTCATCCGCCAGACCGAGCAGCACGCAGCCACCCGCACCCCGGTGGTGGCGCTGACCGCCCATGCCATGCGGGATGATCGGGAACGGCTGCTGCATGCCGGCTTTGACGGCTATCTGGCAAAGCCGGTGGAGATGCAGAGACTGCTGACGGAGCTGGAGCGGATCACCAGCGACCGGAGCAGGGCGGCGGTGTAA
- a CDS encoding PAS domain-containing sensor histidine kinase, whose protein sequence is MHLLKTRTPSIGWPMAAFSTLLALWAGEAVATPASLPGPADGLQLTVILVCVVIITLLGGSIVVFKRVNRRLQSEINERKLVEADLVAQRAHLETLFEYNGTGNLIVSSQRIMLKVNRQFCEMFGYEEPELLGRSVRMLHLDQHHYDDWAPTFRQARDGMTHLSAEYRLRRKDGSIFWCFLTGVRQLLPDGEAGVVWSLIDITERKLLELRREEDQRFLQTMLDAIPDMIFYKDTASIFLGCNEAYASRYIGLPKEQIIGRSDADVVPDRDLAEQYRESDRQVMATGTTLIVERHLTLHSGEKAVVEVLKRPFYDSWGQVGGVIGVARDITTRKQVEEKLQQAKEAAEAANRAKSEFLANMSHEIRTPMNGVIGMAHLLRTTPLTPDQEQYLKNIEGCSSSLLTLISDILDLSKIESGKMELEQVSFSLRRTIEELLDSQQFHIRLKNLTIATEIPDSVPDVLLGDYLRTRQILLNLLGNAIKFTEEGSITITAAQISSAPAGTVLRLSVADTGIGMTPDITERIFAPFEQADNSTTRRYGGSGLGLTICRRLVELMGGRIWAESRQGIGSTFQVELPFGLPSAAEQPLPPPRSEVAESTLRPLEILLAEDNRVNADFVARILERLGHRITVVENGARALVHLARHHFDCILMDIQMPVMGGDEATRIIREQERQNGGHIPIIALTAHAMHDERLRLLSQGFDAHVPKPVEIERLLAELTRLTDGPDP, encoded by the coding sequence ATGCACCTGCTGAAAACACGCACGCCGTCCATCGGCTGGCCCATGGCCGCCTTTTCCACCCTGCTCGCGCTTTGGGCCGGGGAGGCTGTCGCAACGCCGGCTTCCCTCCCGGGCCCTGCCGACGGGCTCCAACTGACGGTCATCCTCGTCTGCGTCGTCATCATCACGCTTCTCGGCGGCTCGATCGTTGTGTTCAAGCGCGTGAACCGCCGCCTGCAGAGCGAAATCAACGAGCGGAAACTGGTGGAAGCCGACCTGGTGGCCCAGCGGGCACACCTGGAAACCCTGTTCGAGTACAACGGAACCGGCAACCTGATCGTCTCCTCCCAGCGGATCATGCTGAAGGTAAATCGCCAGTTTTGCGAGATGTTCGGCTATGAGGAGCCGGAACTGCTGGGACGATCGGTGCGGATGCTGCACCTCGACCAACACCATTACGATGACTGGGCTCCCACCTTCCGGCAGGCCCGGGACGGCATGACCCATTTGAGCGCGGAATACCGGCTGCGCCGCAAGGACGGCAGTATCTTCTGGTGCTTTCTGACCGGTGTCCGGCAACTCCTGCCCGACGGCGAGGCCGGGGTTGTCTGGAGCCTCATCGACATCACCGAACGCAAGCTGCTGGAACTGCGGCGGGAAGAAGACCAGCGCTTTCTGCAGACCATGCTGGACGCCATTCCGGACATGATCTTTTACAAAGACACCGCCAGCATCTTCCTGGGCTGCAACGAGGCCTACGCCAGCCGTTACATCGGTCTCCCCAAGGAGCAGATTATCGGCCGCAGCGACGCCGATGTCGTTCCGGACCGGGACCTGGCCGAGCAGTACCGGGAGTCGGACCGCCAGGTCATGGCGACCGGTACCACCCTGATCGTTGAGCGGCACCTGACGTTGCACAGCGGAGAAAAGGCGGTTGTGGAAGTGCTGAAACGCCCCTTCTACGACTCGTGGGGACAGGTGGGCGGTGTCATCGGCGTGGCGCGGGATATCACGACCCGCAAGCAGGTGGAGGAAAAGCTGCAACAGGCCAAGGAGGCGGCCGAGGCCGCCAACCGTGCCAAGAGCGAGTTCCTGGCCAACATGAGCCACGAAATCCGCACGCCCATGAACGGCGTCATCGGCATGGCCCACCTGCTCCGTACGACCCCGCTCACCCCAGATCAGGAACAGTACCTGAAAAACATCGAGGGCTGCTCCAGCAGCCTGCTGACGCTGATCAGCGACATTCTGGACCTCTCCAAAATCGAGTCGGGCAAAATGGAGCTTGAGCAGGTCAGTTTTTCCCTGCGCAGAACCATCGAGGAACTGCTGGACAGCCAGCAGTTCCATATCCGCCTGAAAAACCTGACCATCGCCACGGAGATTCCGGACAGTGTGCCGGACGTCCTGCTGGGGGATTACCTGCGCACACGCCAGATCCTGCTCAACCTGCTGGGCAATGCCATCAAGTTCACCGAAGAAGGTTCCATCACCATCACCGCCGCCCAGATTTCCTCCGCTCCGGCCGGCACCGTTCTTCGCCTCAGCGTTGCCGATACCGGCATCGGCATGACCCCTGATATCACCGAGCGGATATTCGCTCCCTTCGAGCAGGCCGACAACTCCACCACCCGGCGCTACGGCGGCAGCGGTCTGGGGCTGACCATCTGCCGCCGGCTGGTCGAACTGATGGGGGGCCGGATCTGGGCGGAAAGCCGGCAGGGCATCGGCAGTACCTTCCAGGTGGAGCTCCCCTTCGGACTTCCGTCCGCTGCCGAACAGCCGCTCCCCCCCCCTCGCTCCGAAGTGGCGGAGTCAACGTTGCGCCCCCTGGAAATCCTGCTGGCCGAGGACAACCGGGTCAATGCCGACTTCGTCGCCCGTATTCTGGAACGGCTGGGGCACCGCATCACCGTGGTGGAAAACGGCGCCCGGGCACTGGTGCACCTGGCACGCCACCACTTCGACTGCATCCTGATGGATATCCAGATGCCGGTGATGGGGGGCGACGAGGCGACCCGGATCATTCGGGAGCAGGAGCGCCAGAACGGCGGCCATATTCCGATCATCGCACTCACGGCCCACGCCATGCATGACGAGCGCCTGCGTCTGCTCAGCCAGGGATTCGACGCCCATGTCCCCAAGCCGGTTGAAATCGAGCGGCTGCTGGCGGAACTGACCCGCCTCACCGACGGCCCTGACCCATAA
- a CDS encoding MFS transporter — MSENSPHSARLHYGWVIIVTGALVLFSCLGLARYAYTMLVPAMQSGLGFSYDQMGFIGTANFSGYLVAVLLAPSLIKRFRPRAVIVAGLLLIALSMAGISHATQYERILLLYVLTGAGGGFANIPLMALVPCWFRSRMRGRAAGLIIGGNGMAIICAGLLIPVLNSRLGADGWRTAWSLLAGVTLLVSCIAGLLLRNHPAETGSEAMGEAAGLPEQPPYPPTEHRGDAWLLARLGLLYLAFGATFMIYGTFIVTTMVAEHGFSEAQAGRYWSFVGLFSVFSGVAFGALSDRIGRPRGLALVFLVQTLAYLLAGRAPGAIGLALSIVLYGSAVFAIPAIMAATVGDYLGAARAAGSFALVTVFFAAGQTLGPALAGMIGKQAGSFAPAYLTAAATTFAASLAALRLPPPKH; from the coding sequence ATGTCCGAAAACAGCCCACATAGCGCCCGGCTGCACTACGGCTGGGTGATCATCGTTACCGGCGCCCTGGTGCTTTTTTCCTGCCTGGGACTGGCCCGCTACGCCTATACGATGCTGGTACCGGCCATGCAGAGCGGCCTTGGGTTTTCCTACGATCAAATGGGGTTTATCGGCACCGCCAATTTCAGCGGCTACCTGGTAGCGGTGTTGCTGGCGCCGTCCCTGATCAAACGCTTTCGTCCCCGAGCCGTCATTGTTGCCGGCCTGCTGCTGATCGCCCTCAGTATGGCCGGCATCAGCCACGCCACGCAGTACGAGCGGATTCTGCTGCTGTATGTGCTGACCGGTGCCGGTGGCGGTTTCGCCAACATCCCCCTGATGGCGCTGGTGCCCTGCTGGTTCAGGAGCCGGATGCGGGGACGGGCCGCCGGCCTGATCATCGGCGGCAACGGTATGGCCATCATCTGTGCCGGACTCCTGATACCGGTCCTGAACAGCCGGCTGGGGGCCGACGGCTGGCGGACCGCCTGGAGCCTTTTGGCCGGCGTGACGCTGCTGGTGTCCTGCATCGCCGGGCTGCTGCTGCGCAATCATCCGGCTGAGACCGGAAGCGAAGCCATGGGGGAGGCTGCGGGCCTGCCGGAACAGCCCCCGTACCCCCCGACGGAGCACAGAGGCGACGCCTGGCTGCTGGCACGGCTTGGGCTCCTCTACCTGGCATTCGGCGCCACCTTCATGATCTACGGCACCTTCATCGTCACCACCATGGTGGCGGAACATGGCTTCAGCGAAGCGCAGGCCGGACGTTACTGGTCCTTTGTGGGCCTGTTCAGCGTGTTCTCGGGAGTTGCCTTCGGCGCACTGTCCGACCGCATCGGACGACCACGGGGGCTGGCCCTGGTCTTCCTGGTACAGACCCTGGCTTACCTGCTGGCGGGACGTGCGCCGGGCGCCATCGGCCTGGCCCTCTCCATCGTTCTGTACGGTTCGGCTGTTTTCGCCATTCCGGCCATCATGGCCGCCACGGTGGGGGACTATCTGGGCGCGGCACGGGCCGCCGGCTCCTTTGCCCTGGTAACGGTCTTTTTTGCCGCCGGCCAGACCCTCGGCCCGGCACTGGCCGGCATGATCGGCAAGCAGGCAGGCAGTTTCGCCCCCGCCTACCTGACGGCCGCCGCCACAACCTTTGCCGCTTCCCTGGCCGCACTGCGGTTGCCGCCGCCAAAGCACTGA
- a CDS encoding cation:proton antiporter domain-containing protein, whose amino-acid sequence MPFEGLRDFEIMIGIAIVTVVLFRRLSLPSIIGFLAAGTLAGPHALGLIRDTHQVEQMAEIGVVLLMFTIGIEYSLKELMRIRKLVFLGGGAQLLLTIAAVAAGSLLFGLTFNQAVFAGFLVSLSSTAILMKLLMDAGEMDTPHGKTALGVLIFQDLCVVPLMLFTPFLAGQGGGWTGILVTTAKALAVVGAAHFGARFAIPWIFSQVVRTRSRELFLLTILFVGMGTAWLTAMTGLSMALGAFIAGLAISESEYSHQALGDIIPFRDTFMSLFFISVGMLLDPTVFLRYPLLLGGIIVLILLIKSAVTAGSVMLLGIPARIAAVAGISLAQVGEFSFILAQAGVKSGLMPQAAYQVFLAASVTTMTLTPFMLNSAPWLADRITRLLPRRLLRGAGPLMDRERKARLSDHVIIIGYGLNGRNLSNVLKSQSIPHIIAEANPFTVRSQKKKGVHIIFGDASKQEVLEHMHVHQARLMVIAISDASASRRVAAVARSLNPRLHIIVRTRYVAEMEPLYQLGVNEVVPEEFETSIEIFARVLRKYLVPEDEIDSCVTAIRGDSYEMFRGMSRRHSHAVGITGFLSGAEVGAFTVRQGAVIEGSSLRDGVLKTRSGATVLAIKRGEEVAPNPDPLWQLHQGDVALLLGTPDQLRHAGRLFEGKA is encoded by the coding sequence ATGCCGTTTGAAGGACTGAGAGATTTCGAAATCATGATCGGCATCGCCATCGTTACGGTGGTGCTGTTCCGTCGCCTGAGCCTTCCCTCCATCATCGGCTTCCTGGCTGCCGGCACCCTGGCCGGCCCCCACGCGCTCGGCCTGATCCGCGACACCCACCAGGTGGAGCAGATGGCTGAAATCGGTGTGGTGCTGCTGATGTTCACCATCGGGATTGAATACTCCCTGAAAGAACTGATGCGGATTCGCAAACTGGTCTTCCTGGGGGGAGGCGCGCAACTGCTGCTCACCATCGCCGCGGTTGCCGCCGGCAGCCTGCTCTTCGGCCTCACCTTCAACCAGGCGGTTTTTGCCGGCTTCCTGGTTTCCCTGTCCAGTACCGCTATCCTGATGAAATTGCTGATGGACGCCGGCGAGATGGACACCCCTCACGGCAAAACCGCCCTGGGGGTGCTCATATTTCAGGATCTCTGCGTGGTGCCGCTGATGCTCTTCACCCCCTTTCTGGCCGGCCAGGGTGGCGGCTGGACCGGCATCCTCGTCACCACCGCCAAGGCGCTGGCCGTGGTGGGTGCGGCCCATTTCGGCGCCCGCTTCGCCATCCCCTGGATCTTCAGCCAGGTGGTCAGAACCCGCAGCCGCGAACTGTTCCTGCTCACCATCCTCTTCGTCGGCATGGGAACGGCCTGGCTCACCGCCATGACCGGCCTTTCCATGGCCCTGGGCGCCTTCATCGCCGGCCTGGCCATCTCGGAATCCGAGTACAGCCACCAGGCCCTGGGGGATATCATCCCCTTCCGCGACACCTTCATGAGCCTCTTCTTCATCTCGGTGGGGATGCTGCTGGATCCCACGGTATTCCTGCGCTATCCTCTGCTGCTGGGCGGCATCATCGTGCTGATCCTGCTGATCAAATCAGCCGTTACCGCTGGCTCGGTGATGCTCCTGGGCATCCCGGCCCGGATCGCGGCCGTGGCCGGCATCTCCCTGGCCCAGGTGGGTGAGTTCTCCTTCATCCTGGCCCAGGCCGGGGTGAAAAGCGGCCTGATGCCCCAAGCGGCCTACCAGGTCTTCCTGGCCGCCTCGGTGACCACCATGACGCTCACCCCCTTCATGCTCAACAGTGCCCCCTGGCTGGCCGACCGGATCACCCGCCTGCTTCCCCGCCGGCTGCTGCGGGGCGCAGGCCCCCTGATGGACCGCGAGCGGAAGGCCCGGCTGAGCGACCACGTCATCATCATCGGCTACGGCTTAAACGGCCGCAACCTCTCCAATGTGCTGAAAAGCCAGTCGATCCCCCATATCATCGCCGAGGCCAACCCGTTCACGGTGCGCAGCCAGAAGAAAAAAGGGGTCCACATCATCTTCGGCGACGCCAGCAAGCAGGAAGTACTGGAGCACATGCACGTTCACCAGGCCCGCCTGATGGTGATCGCCATCTCCGACGCTTCCGCCAGCCGTCGGGTGGCGGCGGTGGCCCGCAGCCTCAACCCCCGCCTGCACATCATCGTCCGCACCCGCTACGTGGCCGAGATGGAGCCGCTCTACCAGCTGGGGGTCAACGAGGTGGTGCCGGAAGAGTTCGAGACCTCCATCGAGATCTTTGCCCGGGTGCTGCGCAAATACCTGGTGCCGGAGGATGAGATCGACAGCTGCGTCACCGCCATCCGCGGCGACTCCTACGAGATGTTCCGGGGGATGAGCCGCCGCCACAGCCATGCGGTGGGGATCACCGGCTTTTTGTCCGGCGCCGAGGTGGGGGCCTTCACCGTCAGGCAGGGCGCGGTCATTGAGGGATCGAGTCTGCGGGACGGCGTGCTGAAAACCCGCTCCGGAGCCACAGTACTGGCCATCAAGCGGGGTGAGGAGGTGGCCCCCAATCCGGATCCGCTCTGGCAGCTCCATCAGGGCGACGTGGCGCTGCTGCTGGGAACGCCGGACCAGTTGCGCCACGCCGGACGGCTGTTTGAGGGGAAGGCATGA
- a CDS encoding PGPGW domain-containing protein, which produces MIQWTLKQARRLIVAVIGGTVLIAGIVMIVTPGPAVVVIPLGLGILATEFVWARHLLQRVRDHIARAAEKVKNKNGGAANPVAGTSGCTDSNPLDNGGGR; this is translated from the coding sequence ATGATACAGTGGACACTGAAACAGGCCCGCCGTCTGATTGTGGCGGTCATCGGCGGTACGGTGCTGATCGCCGGGATCGTTATGATCGTGACGCCGGGGCCGGCGGTGGTGGTGATTCCCCTGGGCTTGGGAATTCTTGCCACGGAGTTCGTCTGGGCGCGGCATCTGCTGCAGCGGGTACGGGATCATATCGCCAGGGCCGCGGAGAAAGTGAAGAACAAGAATGGCGGTGCCGCCAATCCCGTTGCCGGCACATCCGGCTGCACCGATTCAAATCCCCTTGACAACGGCGGGGGGCGCTGA